Genomic DNA from Gossypium hirsutum isolate 1008001.06 chromosome A01, Gossypium_hirsutum_v2.1, whole genome shotgun sequence:
TTATCATATTGCATGACTTGACATCTTCACCATCTATATCTTCCATAGAGAAGCTTAACTCCTGCACAAAAGCACAGGAAAGTGTTATTCTTATAAGTTCTTTCAATATCAACCAAGTAAGTATTGCACTCTCATATCGTGtcttctttttaactttttaattacaTGAATTGACAAATTGTGCATTAGAGACTTTCCACTTTTCTAAggaaattagattttaattaaaatgaaagaCAACttctttttgaaataaaaaaaaaacaaaggaattaAGAAAACAAAACTGAAAAGGAATGTACCTTTAAAGAAACAGACTTCTTAACTTCTTTAGGAAAAGTAAAATTTGAAAACACTGAACATTCTCGGATatgtaaaatttccaaaattggTGCTTCCAATAAGTTGTTTCCTCCAATAATACTCCTCAAGTTTCTCAATTCAACAAGTTTTATCTTTCGCAGAAGGGAAAAAACTCCAATTGAAGTATGCGGAAGACATATTCTAAACTCAAGCATCCTTTAATCTTCACAATTTCCAAGTTCGGCAAGTACTGTGCCTTTGATTCTATTCCATCATCCATTCGAAATATCTTTTGAAAAAATTCCACAATTAGCAACTctcaaaattttgagattttgcaagAAACACTTGGGAGATTGGTCATTGCACTTGAAATCCATCATTATTTGTGATATATCAACCAAGCATTCACCACCCTGCCAGCTGCTATAGAGAGGGAAGTTAATCCATCTAAATGTTCCAAATCTATAAGATCTGGGACGAGATTTTTGTGATCCCCAATATCGTAGAGAATGAGATCTTTTGTATTGCATAACAATTCCTTAAATGCCGATAATCCAGTTTCCTAATTGTAATTCATCACATAAATGAAAACAAATCATTAATTAAtgaaagaataaattaaatattagattaatttaGTAACATATTggtatcataaaatatatatatataacaacagATTGGCATAACAATTACCAACAAGAAATATGATAATTATACACAGCGAATAcaactatttttatatattttttaagctcAACTTTAAGGTTGGGAGGGGCATGGTATGAAAAAGTTTAATAattagaaaaatcaaataaaaaatccagaaaaggaaaaaagagttAGAAAAGTGTACCTCTAACATTGACTCCAGCTGATTGTTGGCTTGTTGAATGGGAAGGTTCATCACTTTAGAACAACCCTTAGCTTTCATTCTTTTTAAATATGGTGCTTTGACAATATAGTTTTGTGGGACAAAACTAGTCAAGTTTCGTAACCGTCTAAATTTTAGATATTGTAGACTTGGAAGGAGCAGGCTACCATGGTGTTGAACACCATCTTGTTCATTTGGCATGCCGAATACTTGCTTTAACTCATCACAATAAGAAACCAAAAGCGATTCAAGAGCAGGAAGACATTGAGCCGAAGTGATTGGCACAACATATTCCAGCTTTGAACACCCTTTGATGATAAGAGTCTTCAATTTGGGCAGGCGGAGAGGAAGGGAAGAAGGCTTTCAGTCTATTTCACCATCATTTCCGGATCAGCGAAAAGAGTTTCCAATTCGTCGCAGTAATGTATGCCGAGCTGTTCTAAAAGCACTAGGTTTTGAATAAGGGAAGGTGAAAAGAGGGATTTCAAATTCCGGCATCGATTTATGTTTACATCCTTAAGACTTTGGAAGGTGAAAGAGTGGGGTGAGCCTTTGAATATCCATCTCAATTCTGGTAAATCGCAGAGATTCAAAGATTGTAAATTTGAAAGTAGGTGCTCTTGATTTTTTTCTCTATTATGAAGGAGCTCATCCACCACTTGCAACTTGTAACATTCTTTAACAAACAGATGTTTCAAGTTTTTGAGGAAACCTTGTGGAGGCTGACCCTTGCATAAGGCTTCCAACCGAGGCATTTTTgttataaataatgtctccaaataaGTGAATGCTGAAGTTGGCCCATTCTTTGTTGCAGTAGCGGTGGTATCAACCAAGCATTCAAGATCTGCACAATGCTTAAGTTGAAGTGAAGTTACtccattcagtccatcttcattAGCTTCTGGAACCAGATTATAATTCTCAATATCTGATAATAGAAGTTGTTTCGAAGTTTTGAAAGAATCCTTGAATGCTGACAATCGAACATCCTGATTGTGATTCACGTAAATCATCATCATTAAAACacaaattatacatatatataacaattaGAGTAATGTACATTTAATGAAAACGTAAAAAATATAGCTTCCTTGAAAATGAAAAGCTAAAGTAATCAAACTCATAAAAAGTGTTATTCGTGTAATAAAATAATGCATTTGTGgaatacaaataaatatataattgtgcATTTGGATATGCTTAactctcttttatattttaactctGTTTTAACTGAAAGTTAAAAGAATGAGATTCATTCTACTTTCTTATTCACAACCAAAAAAAGAGTAAAACTcagtaaaattataaataaataaataagtgtaaaatatcttatataaaaaaaactaatgatATTTTTGAACCaccaataattattatttttgtattatttacttCCACATACATAACAGTGCCAATTGTAGTATGGTTAAAATATCTTAAACATTTTGCTGTAAAATCAATATGAAAACTGAGTtatgaaaatcataaataaatgaaattcaatAATGTAATtagaaagggagaaaaagaaTGTACCCATACGGCAGCTCTCTCAGCTTCTAAATGAACACCCGAATCAGTTAATAGAGGGCAACCATACACTAAAAAGGACgataacgatctcaaaaactgCTCATGTTTGAGCATATTGTCATTGGCAACTCTGAACACTTGTTTTAATTGAGGGCAATACCCTATGGTAAGTCAAACCCTGAAGCCCTTGTGGTGATAGCGACATCGGAAAAATATACTCCAAACCATCACAACGAGTTACGCAGAGCTGTGTTAACTTTGGGAAACACAAAGAAGTACGAGAATTGATGGCGGACGATATTTCTTCCTCGTCACCTTCTAATTCTGTCACTATTTGCTTCAACTCATCACAGAAGCTTATATGAAGTTCTTCCAAGAGTACGAGACTTTGAGCAAGAGAAAGTGAAAAGAGTGATTTCAAACGTGGGCACTGATCTATAATCAATTCAACTAAGCTTACAAGTCTTACATGTTGGGTTGGCAATTCCCATATGGAACTCAAATCTGGCAATCATTCAAGAtgtaaaatctttaaatttgaaAGGAGCGGACACTGCGGACCTTCATTTTCTTCCACCTCACCCATTTGAAATACCACTTTTAGATTCCTGCAGTCGTCAATTCTCACTAGTTTTAGGTTTTGTAAGATCGTTGATACCGACACCTTTTCTTGTGTTTTATTAGTCAAGCATTTTACGCACTCATCCTTAATACGTTTCACTTGAAGAGACTCTAAATTCCCAAGTAATTGGGAAACTGCATTATAAGGAAACACTTCCGCAATTTCCAAGTATCCTGTAGCGCCAAAAATACCATTGAAGCTTGTATTATTGTTTATGTAGATTTTGTATATTTCTAATTCAGGAAACTCAAAGTTTGGTGGAAAATGTAGAGAGGATACGCAAAGATATAGTCTCGTTAATCTGGTCAAAAATTTTATCACGAGAAAGATATCATTTGTCATGTTTGATTTTGGTAGGTACAACTCCTCTAGCTGAGATAACCTTCGAATGAAATTAAGGGGAAAGCTTGAGGAAACTACACAATCGGTTAGATCCAACATCTTTAGATCTTTCAAGCTCCCTAATTCATCTGCCAAACCATTTAATTTTGAACCACGCAAACTTAGAATCTCAAGTGTCCTTAAGTTTCCAAGGAACGAAAAGTCCTCAAAATTCTCCAAATGTAGAGCACGAAGTTTTTTCAAGGACGAAAGAGCATATAAGGAAATAACCCCCGTATAATCATATGCAACTGTAAGACTTAAAACTTTCAGTTCTCTCATTCCTAGAAAACATGTACCTTGTACATTACAATTCTTAAGCAATAGGATCTCAAGCTTCGAAAGAATCAATCTATCAGGAAAATTTTTCTCTTCACTGTCCAACAATGAGATTCCTTCACAAGATTCAGAGCTTTTATTTAGTAACTCCAATCTAGATTTGATCATAAAACCACTTTTTTCTTCTGATGCAATCTATAGAGTAACATCACGAACTATGTCATATAACTTAACGTACCTAATCAAGCCAAAATAAAAGagaatacatttatattataattttattttatttttataaattatgaaatataaatcacataaaataaataataatataatagtatgaaaagattaaaaaaatatgacaAGTTgtgtatgtttaaaattttattaaaatttgatccaTCATCAATAATTCATTGTGAACATGACGATTATATCAATTTACTTGTCAATattctattaatattttttatttgaagaaCTTAAAAGTATTTTCATCGATGACTTACAGTTGTTAATTTGAAGTTCACACTTATATGtaaatgatattatttataaacaaataataattctCCAATTCAGTCTAAAGATTGTTTTGTTTGGCTGAGCTGCTGGACTTCTAAAGACAATTCTACTCCTAATTCTACAAAAATATCAATTAATCAAAAGGAATAAGCTCTAGAGTTTAAGGACCATACCTTCCACCATCTCCATCTTCATCTTCAACTTCATCTTCTAACAGCAAGCAAGAATCTTTGAGGTAATCAATGGCTTCCAAAACTTGAATCCTCACTTCTCCAATTAAGTCAGCCTTGCCAAATAACTCCAAACCCCAAGCATATAGCACCAAATCTTCCACTTTAATTGAATGATCCTCTGGATATAAACCACACAATAAGAAGCATTTCTTGTTTGTCTCCTTCTTCAAGTATTCATAACTCATCTTGATACACAAGTAggcatttttttcttcttctccaatgTTACCGATTTCCACTAATCTACTGCGTTCAAGTTTCTTGCGGGCCACTTCCCATCCTTTACGGGTCTTTGTACTTTTTAGAGCCGCTGCTAGCGTTACAATCGCTACCGGTAGACCCTTGCATTCTTTTGCAACTTTCTGAGCCTCCTCAAGAATATCCCTTGAAACTCTTTCATTAAGCTTAGCTTTCATTCTAAATAGAGCCCATGCTTCATCACTTTCCAAAACATCCATCGGAATAATAACTTGACATTCCATGGATTCGCATACTGTCTTGCGACGTGTTGTCAAAATGATTTTACATCCCTTCCCATTTCATTTAGCGGAATGCCTATCTCTTTCAAGTGGACCTCATTCCACATATCATCAAGGATTATGAGgaccttttcttctttttccaatTGAAGCCATAATTCTCCTGCTCTCCCTTCTTTAGTTTTCTTCTCGAACTGTGAGTCCAAGAAATCTGCTATTTTATCTTGAATATTTTCAATGATTGAATTTTGGGACACAACAACTTCAATAACTTTACGAAAACATCCTGATTCTTTGGTTTTTTTTACCGACTTCTTTGACTAAGGTGGTTTTGCCCACCCCTCCCATCCCCCACACTCCGATCATGTTAACTTTGTCATCCTCTAATGCTTCCCTGATCTTGTTGAATGCAGCAGTTGAAGATTTAGAAGCCAAAATATCTTTAGATGTGAAGAATTCTAAACCAGGAAGCTCCGCACGATGGCCGATTCTTTTAAAATGGGAGTCCTCTACAAGTTTGCTGATATACACTATCTTCTTCTCAATCTCCTTGCCTAATTGATATCGCCAACACCAATTAGGACACAAACTGAAGCATCTCTTATTTTCTTCAACTCTGCTGTCCAAATTCTGTACATCTTTCAAGGCGTTTTCTACATTTGTCAACTATTCACCTACATAGTCCTCAATTACTTGAGTTTGAATCTGCAATTTTGCCTCCTTAACGTCTTCTTCAACTCGAGTTTGTTCTCTATTCAGATTGTTTTGCTGTTGGTGGAGGTCATCAATTAACTTATGGAAACGAAATAAGTAGCGATGACGACGTTCTATTGGCTTCACCAAATAGTCAACCATCAGTGTTCCTACGGCATTAGAAGCAGCACCCGAGAAGAACTCTCCCGCCATTGTCGTGAATCTGAATTGAAATAACAATTCTGCTAAGCTTAAGCAAAATGGTAGACAATATACACTTCACGGGAACcacaaaaagaaatgaaagatgGTGACGAAAAAGTTGAAGCTTACCACttgagatgaagatgaagatatAATATAGGGAATGTTTTAAAAAAGCAGAGTTGAAAGGTGGGTCTCCTTGCTTCACACAAAATGCTCCAACTTTAAATCTGAAACCAAAACAATTGCAGTTGtgaatcaaatttccaaattTGCAATAAAGTGCTGATGGagtaaaacatatttttttttgttacattttgtaatttaatttaagagTTTAACCTGGGTTAAAGTGACCCTacaaataaaattcaataaacataaaatacaaaataatttttacaataataatgtTGCTAAAATATTTAATAAGGAGCAGGGTGTAGTGGCTCAATGGAGGCTGGTTTATCTAAAGAGGCGGAGAGcaaaaaaagacaaaaagatAAAGAGAGAGCTGAGGAGGATAAGTGTTCAAAAGGTTGCTTAAGGGTTCAAAAAGGTCGATCCCTTATTCATCGTTGTGAGGGCATTTATACGGGAGATCATCTTGTCTACTAATGTGACATGGCAAGATAAGTGATCATCGCCATGAGGTGCATAAAAGATAGGCATAATGAGAcccattttattattcaattcaatcagtAGAGGTTGTTATGCTTAGGTGCGACCTATGGTCTTCAAGGATGTGTTCAAACCTAAAAAGTGGGTGCCTTTCAAGAATGTCAGCTAAGCGGGTGAATTGTCTATGGCAACAAGAGGTCCATGTTTATCAGAAGGGAGTAATTAGTTGGGCTCCTCTGTTGAGAATAGGGGCTAGATGAATAGCAAGGTTTCGTAAAGGCTGACTATTGACCGCTAGGACCTCCGAGTGGAGTCGGAGAGTTGGTCATGGGTGCCCCCTAGGTAGCCTGTCATGCCTCTTTAGGTTAACTGACCTCCATCAAACCACCACACCTTCCTCATTGTTCTCCTCCCTATTGAACATTATATCAACAAATAATAATTTCTTGACTTGACTTGACTGGACTGA
This window encodes:
- the LOC107939116 gene encoding disease resistance protein RUN1; translated protein: MIKSRLELLNKSSESCEGISLLDSEEKNFPDRLILSKLEILLLKNCNVQGTCFLGMRELKVLSLTVAYDYTGVISLYALSSLKKLRALHLENFEDFSFLGNLRTLEILSLRGSKLNGLADELGSLKDLKMLDLTDCVVSSSFPLNFIRRLSQLEELYLPKSNMTNDIFLVIKFLTRLTRLYLCVSSLHFPPNFEFPELEIYKIYINNNTSFNGIFGATGYLEIAEVFPYNAVSQLLGNLESLQVKRIKDECVKCLTNKTQEKVSVSTILQNLKLVRIDDCRNLKVVFQMGEVEENEGPQCPLLSNLKILHLE
- the LOC107939112 gene encoding disease resistance protein At4g27190-like codes for the protein MECQVIIPMDVLESDEAWALFRMKAKLNERVSRDILEEAQKVAKECKGLPVAIVTLAAALKSTKTRKGWEVARKKLERSRLVEIGNIGEEEKNAYLCIKMSYEYLKKETNKKCFLLCGLYPEDHSIKVEDLVLYAWGLELFGKADLIGEVRIQVLEAIDYLKDSCLLLEDEVEDEDGDGGRYGP